A single Sulfurimonas aquatica DNA region contains:
- a CDS encoding VWA-like domain-containing protein, whose amino-acid sequence MNSNQDYLYSMKTIESIIANPDSSWKTLFKEMIISMIASNTNELLWYANFLSRCEYEFHFDESFVSSVYFNGKNFVIVVNPVILGVIHKDQIIAILKHSAGHIINHHFARGNYDNSINKEAIETAKDIVINGCREVPYIKDLPRTGSYKDSPIATLFYQSLFQKYQIETYEVGREFEYYVELIQEAIKEGSSKEAQDNNESSNNDLDNSSHDEIDIPSDTSSDKDDNSNPLSNGQEDDAQDTDEKSESSQKKDEISTESKSLSHKTLEALKNGECKMDNHEYGQQLQEAVELNDNVLNSFMDSTLNEMIHDSTDFARGFTPGVATGALSNIKKKNSHKDWKKILNKKMRNSLNNSTRYREPNKSRQHPIFQDDLDLYGYSYTKQPKLAVVLDVSGSVDDKLLASLMSEVQAIQRRYSIKSVTLVQVDTEVKNIEKFGFRDKFIKRQGSGGTIMEPGFKALLEQSSRDIPDMIICATDGDIEKSFEHVKIPNKVQVIWLIEEKGRLLFDVSKYSKQQMHVIMFSV is encoded by the coding sequence TTGAACAGTAATCAAGACTACCTCTACTCTATGAAAACCATTGAGTCTATCATTGCTAATCCTGATAGTAGTTGGAAAACACTATTTAAAGAGATGATTATTTCTATGATAGCTTCTAATACAAATGAGTTGCTTTGGTATGCAAATTTTCTAAGCAGGTGTGAATATGAATTTCACTTTGATGAATCATTTGTTTCATCTGTTTATTTTAATGGGAAAAATTTTGTTATTGTCGTAAATCCAGTGATACTTGGAGTCATTCATAAAGACCAAATCATTGCCATACTTAAACATAGTGCGGGACATATAATTAACCATCACTTTGCTCGAGGAAACTACGACAACAGCATAAATAAAGAAGCGATTGAAACAGCAAAAGATATAGTAATTAATGGATGTAGAGAGGTTCCTTATATTAAAGACCTACCTCGTACTGGTAGCTATAAAGATTCGCCTATTGCAACACTTTTTTATCAGTCTCTTTTTCAAAAGTACCAAATCGAAACTTATGAGGTTGGTAGAGAGTTTGAATATTATGTAGAGCTGATACAAGAAGCTATAAAAGAAGGTTCTTCTAAAGAAGCGCAAGACAATAATGAATCATCTAACAATGACTTAGATAATAGCTCTCATGATGAGATAGATATACCATCAGATACTTCCTCAGACAAAGATGACAACAGTAACCCCTTAAGCAATGGCCAAGAAGATGATGCACAAGACACAGATGAAAAGAGTGAATCATCCCAAAAAAAAGATGAGATAAGTACAGAGTCAAAATCTTTATCTCATAAAACCTTAGAAGCCTTGAAAAATGGTGAGTGTAAGATGGATAACCATGAGTATGGTCAACAGCTTCAAGAAGCTGTTGAACTTAATGATAATGTATTAAACTCTTTTATGGATAGCACATTAAATGAGATGATACATGATTCAACAGACTTTGCAAGAGGTTTTACACCTGGTGTTGCAACTGGGGCGTTAAGTAACATTAAAAAAAAGAACTCACACAAAGATTGGAAAAAGATACTTAACAAAAAGATGCGAAACTCCTTAAATAATTCTACACGCTACAGAGAACCAAATAAGTCGAGACAACATCCCATTTTCCAAGATGATTTAGACTTATATGGATATAGCTACACAAAGCAACCTAAACTAGCCGTTGTACTTGATGTGTCAGGTTCTGTTGATGACAAACTTCTTGCTTCTTTGATGTCTGAAGTCCAAGCCATCCAGAGAAGATATTCTATTAAGAGTGTTACCCTGGTGCAAGTTGACACCGAGGTAAAAAACATAGAAAAGTTTGGATTTCGAGACAAGTTCATAAAGAGACAAGGTAGTGGTGGAACCATAATGGAACCAGGTTTTAAGGCCTTATTAGAACAATCAAGTCGTGATATACCTGATATGATAATATGTGCTACAGATGGAGATATAGAAAAAAGTTTTGAACATGTTAAAATCCCAAATAAAGTACAGGTAATTTGGCTTATTGAGGAAAAAGGCAGATTATTGTTTGATGTAAGTAAATACTCAAAACAGCAGATGCATGTTATTATGTTTTCTGTGTAA
- a CDS encoding AAA family ATPase produces the protein MNISFSHLDIYKESQIVPYLEGESGIGKTSIIEQYAASKEMDCIIMGVASLDHIEFYGRTVSTDIVAGFNDQKFTVFKKSIPNWVSTILHNDKNNKETLLFIDELNRAEPQNLQSLMNLILKREFGSDSIKLPESLFIVCAGNPVDDGNYLVESLDKAMLSRMAIVKVKATLEAWKKSYALLYDKKNNRQRVHPLIISYLDNNRSDFLLQSNEDDMSDPGMDPRRWDMISRLLYSYEKNSTSDNNLLSLLSTVSSKDVTPKLVNYLKSSKVLVFSKIQEQLTEFLHLHKEKDFNAYLVNEKNDTSHYDELIESIQSQLNRAQPVTQMNILSSCFFALEAKSVSDDIFAIMLNISSEEHIMSIKVGIDEAQTYIDKVDEKYNLGVNERVSNGLVKHIYKTNPYVAELLRGQ, from the coding sequence ATGAACATTAGTTTTTCACATTTAGATATATACAAAGAATCCCAAATTGTCCCCTATTTAGAGGGTGAGTCTGGGATAGGTAAGACATCGATTATAGAGCAGTATGCTGCGTCAAAAGAGATGGATTGTATCATTATGGGAGTGGCTTCTTTAGATCATATAGAGTTTTACGGTAGGACAGTTTCAACAGATATTGTAGCAGGCTTTAATGATCAAAAATTTACTGTATTTAAGAAGTCTATACCTAACTGGGTATCAACAATACTTCACAATGATAAAAACAATAAAGAAACACTTCTTTTTATAGATGAGCTCAACCGTGCGGAGCCACAAAATCTTCAAAGTTTAATGAACCTAATACTTAAAAGAGAGTTTGGATCTGATAGCATTAAATTACCAGAGTCTTTGTTTATTGTCTGTGCTGGTAATCCCGTAGATGACGGTAATTACCTTGTTGAGTCACTTGACAAGGCTATGCTAAGTCGAATGGCCATCGTAAAGGTTAAAGCTACGCTTGAGGCATGGAAAAAGAGTTATGCTCTTTTGTATGATAAGAAAAACAATAGACAAAGGGTTCACCCCTTAATCATTAGCTACCTTGATAATAATCGTTCTGACTTTTTACTTCAAAGCAATGAGGATGATATGAGTGATCCAGGAATGGATCCAAGAAGATGGGATATGATTTCTAGACTACTATACTCTTATGAGAAAAACAGTACAAGTGATAATAACTTACTAAGCCTTTTATCTACCGTATCTAGTAAAGATGTTACACCTAAACTTGTTAACTATCTTAAGAGCTCTAAAGTTTTGGTATTTAGCAAAATTCAAGAGCAACTTACAGAATTTTTACACTTACATAAAGAAAAAGACTTCAATGCATATTTAGTAAATGAAAAGAATGATACTTCTCATTATGATGAACTTATAGAGTCAATACAATCCCAATTGAATCGTGCTCAACCCGTAACTCAGATGAATATTCTTAGCTCTTGCTTCTTCGCCCTAGAAGCTAAGAGTGTAAGCGATGATATATTTGCAATTATGCTTAATATAAGTTCTGAGGAACACATTATGTCAATAAAAGTTGGTATCGATGAGGCTCAAACTTATATAGATAAGGTAGATGAAAAATATAACTTAGGGGTTAATGAGAGAGTATCTAATGGTTTGGTGAAACATATATATAAAACCAATCCCTATGTAGCAGAACTCCTTCGAGGACAATAA
- the serS gene encoding serine--tRNA ligase: MIDLKLLQKDFQSVSAKLIRKGVSTELLEELKAKNEELKVAKVAYETLQAAQNAMSKEFGVYKREGKDIAELKARVDENKVKVAEAIEVQRTATEALESLAMAVPNMPDDSVPDGKDEEDNIELKKVLTPKEFSFPPKEHWELAEQNGWIDFERGVKLATSRFSVSFGMGARLERALINFMLDFNRSRGFDEVSVPALVNRTALEGTGQLPKFEDDLYKMDGQELFLIPTAEVPVTNLYQDEILAEDELPKKMTAYTSCFRKEAGAAGRDTRGMIRQHQFHKVELVAIVKPEESEKIFEEMVTCASDILTALELPHRLVNLCTGDLGFGAAYTTDIEVWLPGQATYREISSISNTRDFQARRAKIRYKDGKKNSFVNTLNGSSLAVGRTLVAIMENNQNEDGSIDIPEVLKPYLGM; this comes from the coding sequence ATGATTGATTTAAAACTACTCCAAAAAGATTTTCAAAGCGTTAGTGCGAAACTTATAAGAAAAGGTGTGAGCACAGAGCTTCTTGAAGAGCTTAAAGCAAAAAATGAAGAGCTAAAAGTAGCTAAAGTAGCTTACGAGACTCTTCAAGCTGCACAAAATGCTATGAGTAAAGAGTTTGGCGTTTATAAACGCGAGGGTAAAGACATAGCAGAACTTAAGGCTCGAGTAGATGAGAACAAAGTAAAAGTTGCAGAAGCTATAGAAGTGCAACGAACTGCTACTGAAGCACTAGAGAGTCTTGCTATGGCAGTACCAAATATGCCAGATGATTCTGTTCCAGATGGCAAAGATGAAGAGGATAATATAGAGTTAAAGAAAGTTTTAACGCCAAAAGAGTTTAGCTTCCCTCCAAAAGAGCACTGGGAGTTAGCAGAGCAAAATGGATGGATAGATTTTGAACGTGGCGTTAAGTTAGCTACTTCGCGTTTTAGCGTTTCATTTGGTATGGGGGCGAGACTTGAACGTGCGCTCATAAACTTCATGCTTGACTTTAATCGTAGTCGTGGTTTTGATGAAGTAAGTGTTCCAGCACTTGTTAATCGCACTGCACTAGAAGGTACTGGTCAACTTCCAAAGTTTGAAGACGACTTATATAAGATGGACGGGCAAGAGCTTTTTCTCATCCCAACTGCTGAAGTTCCAGTAACAAATCTTTACCAAGATGAGATTTTAGCAGAAGATGAACTTCCTAAAAAAATGACTGCTTATACGTCATGTTTTAGAAAAGAAGCAGGCGCGGCAGGACGTGACACCCGTGGCATGATAAGACAACACCAGTTTCACAAAGTTGAGCTTGTGGCTATAGTTAAACCAGAAGAGAGTGAGAAAATATTTGAGGAGATGGTAACATGTGCGTCAGACATCTTAACTGCGTTAGAGTTACCTCATCGCCTTGTAAACCTTTGTACTGGTGATCTAGGATTTGGTGCTGCATATACTACAGACATCGAAGTTTGGCTACCAGGACAAGCAACATACAGAGAAATCTCCTCAATCTCTAACACAAGAGATTTCCAAGCTCGTCGCGCAAAAATAAGATACAAAGATGGAAAGAAAAACAGCTTTGTAAATACGCTAAACGGTAGTTCTCTTGCTGTCGGTCGTACGCTTGTAGCTATCATGGAAAACAATCAAAACGAAGATGGAAGTATAGATATTCCTGAAGTTTTAAAACCTTATTTAGGGATGTAA
- a CDS encoding methylenetetrahydrofolate reductase codes for MFDTLIEKLNSGTYITLETTPGHSPVFKPTIEKIAALELDKYVDAFSTTDNPLAKLKYNALFAAKMLQERFDKPVIATMAMRDRNKIALQSDLLGANEVDIRAILALTGDPATMSDQPHTKGVFEGDSSLLLDIISAFNAGMDHAGKPLSPEPQKIIPFAVVNAYAKNPKTLQKKIQKKIKHGAQGIITQPVYDIESAKLLLELKENANRECCPDKKKGELIFGVFPITKLRTAQFLSAHVPGINVPDIWLEKLRVANTKGPEEEYKVGFDLSKTLFDELKVLHPKIHLMTANQFQVAKDILK; via the coding sequence TTGTTTGACACTCTTATAGAAAAACTAAATAGTGGTACGTATATCACTCTAGAGACGACTCCCGGTCACTCACCTGTTTTTAAACCAACCATAGAAAAAATAGCGGCTTTAGAACTTGACAAATACGTAGACGCTTTTTCAACAACGGACAATCCACTAGCAAAACTAAAGTACAACGCTCTTTTTGCCGCTAAGATGCTTCAAGAAAGATTTGACAAACCAGTTATTGCAACAATGGCGATGAGAGATAGAAATAAAATCGCTCTGCAATCAGACTTGCTTGGCGCTAATGAAGTAGATATCAGAGCCATACTAGCGCTTACTGGCGATCCTGCCACTATGAGTGACCAACCTCATACAAAAGGCGTTTTTGAGGGTGACAGTTCTTTACTCCTTGACATCATCTCTGCGTTTAACGCAGGAATGGACCATGCAGGTAAGCCGTTATCGCCTGAGCCACAAAAAATAATTCCGTTTGCGGTTGTAAATGCTTATGCAAAAAACCCAAAAACATTACAGAAGAAGATACAAAAAAAGATAAAACATGGTGCACAGGGAATCATAACGCAACCTGTTTACGACATAGAGAGTGCAAAACTTCTTTTAGAGCTTAAAGAAAACGCAAACAGAGAGTGTTGTCCTGACAAGAAAAAAGGAGAGCTGATCTTCGGTGTCTTTCCTATCACAAAACTCCGTACTGCTCAGTTTCTATCCGCTCATGTGCCGGGTATAAATGTTCCAGATATATGGCTAGAAAAACTTCGCGTAGCAAATACTAAGGGACCTGAGGAAGAGTACAAAGTTGGATTTGATCTTAGTAAAACTCTTTTTGATGAGTTAAAAGTTCTTCATCCAAAGATACACCTCATGACAGCGAACCAGTTTCAAGTAGCAAAAGATATACTAAAATAA
- the serB gene encoding phosphoserine phosphatase SerB — MLKLAVFDFDSTLMDGETIDFFAEELGIGEEVARITEEAMSGRLDFFESLQQRVGLLKGLDFSVVQKISQNLPYMPGAIETIAALKAKGVKVVCFSGGFRTATGYAKDILGYDADFSNVLHEKDGKLTGLVGGDMMFSHSKGDMLQRLQKILGVSEEETLVCGDGANDLSMFAHAGTRVAFCAREILEKEANIVIKTKDLTQILEKI; from the coding sequence ATGTTGAAATTAGCAGTTTTTGATTTTGATTCTACGTTGATGGATGGCGAGACTATCGACTTTTTCGCTGAGGAACTTGGAATAGGTGAAGAAGTAGCTCGTATTACTGAAGAAGCGATGAGTGGAAGACTAGACTTTTTTGAGTCGCTTCAGCAAAGAGTAGGGCTTTTAAAAGGTCTAGACTTTTCAGTTGTGCAGAAGATAAGTCAAAACCTCCCTTATATGCCAGGCGCCATAGAGACTATTGCCGCACTTAAAGCTAAGGGCGTAAAAGTAGTATGTTTTAGCGGTGGTTTTAGAACTGCGACTGGATATGCAAAAGATATACTCGGATACGATGCGGATTTTTCAAATGTTTTACATGAAAAAGATGGAAAACTTACTGGTCTTGTTGGTGGAGATATGATGTTCTCTCACTCTAAGGGCGACATGTTACAGCGTTTACAGAAGATCCTTGGCGTTAGTGAAGAAGAGACGTTAGTATGTGGTGATGGCGCAAATGATTTAAGTATGTTTGCGCATGCCGGAACAAGAGTGGCGTTTTGCGCTAGAGAGATTTTAGAAAAAGAGGCAAACATAGTTATAAAAACTAAAGATTTGACTCAAATACTGGAGAAAATATAA
- a CDS encoding cytochrome C, whose amino-acid sequence MKKTTSLLLAAMVAGSVFTTSAMADAKKGQKYYLKKLKVCKKDGLKNGAVFATKHDRKSWEDLKASGKLMDEWKTICPSGAKKFKKMKEKDITNVYDFVWKYASDGEVPSCG is encoded by the coding sequence ATGAAAAAAACAACTTCGTTATTACTAGCTGCAATGGTAGCAGGATCAGTTTTCACTACAAGTGCAATGGCTGACGCTAAAAAAGGTCAAAAATACTACCTTAAAAAGTTAAAAGTTTGTAAAAAAGATGGTCTTAAAAACGGTGCTGTTTTCGCAACTAAGCATGATCGTAAGTCTTGGGAAGATTTAAAAGCTTCTGGAAAACTTATGGATGAGTGGAAGACAATCTGTCCAAGCGGTGCTAAAAAGTTCAAAAAAATGAAAGAAAAAGATATTACAAATGTATATGACTTCGTTTGGAAATATGCTTCTGATGGTGAAGTTCCATCTTGTGGTTAA
- a CDS encoding group III truncated hemoglobin yields MTLFYKKTIADDMIGPFFIHELGPDITNEDWEYHIGLLVDFWMASLLDEGPYWGNPSGAHFGIAHLTRESFMRWIELFSATADEIYTPEISTRFKEEGVIFANRFMDDLGI; encoded by the coding sequence ATGACTCTGTTTTATAAAAAAACTATTGCAGATGATATGATAGGCCCTTTTTTTATTCATGAACTTGGTCCAGATATTACAAATGAAGACTGGGAATACCATATAGGATTGCTAGTAGATTTTTGGATGGCTTCTTTGTTAGATGAAGGCCCTTATTGGGGTAATCCATCTGGTGCTCACTTTGGCATAGCCCATTTAACAAGAGAGAGTTTTATGCGTTGGATAGAACTCTTTTCTGCTACTGCTGATGAAATCTACACTCCAGAAATTTCTACCCGCTTTAAAGAAGAGGGTGTTATCTTTGCAAATCGTTTTATGGATGACTTAGGAATTTAA
- a CDS encoding formyltransferase family protein yields MENIAILASYNGSSFDSIYDAVQAKQLDLNIPLIITNNTNANVLNKARERNVDAFVINSKNVEDVDKEISQLLKKYNCKYVFLAGYMKKINPSITQNFTVLNSHPSLLPQYGGKGMYGSLVHQAVIKNAEPKSGVTLHEVNEEYDEGKIILQEELIIQEGETAEGLEIKIKELEKKVVVKGLKLLTSS; encoded by the coding sequence ATGGAAAATATTGCTATTTTAGCTTCCTATAATGGAAGTTCATTTGATTCTATCTATGATGCAGTTCAAGCTAAACAACTAGATTTAAACATCCCTCTAATAATCACGAATAATACAAATGCGAATGTACTAAATAAAGCAAGAGAGCGAAATGTAGACGCTTTTGTCATAAACAGCAAAAATGTTGAGGATGTTGATAAAGAGATATCCCAGCTTTTAAAAAAGTACAATTGTAAATATGTGTTCTTAGCGGGCTACATGAAAAAGATAAATCCCTCCATAACTCAGAACTTCACAGTTCTTAACTCGCACCCTTCCCTTCTTCCTCAGTACGGTGGTAAAGGTATGTATGGCAGTCTAGTTCATCAAGCGGTGATAAAAAACGCAGAGCCAAAAAGTGGCGTGACACTTCATGAAGTAAATGAAGAGTATGATGAGGGAAAAATAATCCTTCAAGAAGAGTTAATCATACAAGAAGGTGAAACAGCAGAAGGCCTTGAAATAAAAATAAAAGAACTTGAAAAAAAAGTCGTTGTAAAAGGGCTTAAGCTACTCACTTCCTCATAA
- the mraY gene encoding phospho-N-acetylmuramoyl-pentapeptide-transferase gives MLYWLHDFLDINILGYITIRAGFSFFIALFLTLFLMPLFIKWAQRTSRVQPINEWAPDRHKEKVSTPTMGGIVFIGSTLIASLFTVKLDNPYAIAGLMTIVLFSLIGFQDDYAKIKKSENLAGLKARTKLLLQIISSLIVASFILFYANFNTELYVPFLKSPVLEMGMFALILWVLVIVSTSNAVNLTDGLDGLATVPSIVALTTFSIIIYITGHAKISAYLLMPNFNVGEVAIIASALMGALSGFLWYNCHPAEVFMGDSGSLTIGAFLGYLSIITKSEILLLLIGSIFVIETLSVILQVGSYKLRKKRVFLMAPIHHHFEMKNWAENKIIVRFWIIAVLSNLLALISLKIR, from the coding sequence TTGCTTTACTGGTTACATGATTTTTTAGACATAAATATTTTAGGTTACATCACTATCCGAGCTGGATTTTCATTTTTCATAGCTCTTTTTTTAACACTCTTTCTTATGCCACTTTTTATAAAATGGGCACAAAGAACGTCTCGAGTTCAACCCATAAACGAGTGGGCACCAGATAGACACAAAGAAAAAGTCTCAACACCTACTATGGGAGGCATAGTCTTTATAGGCTCTACGCTTATCGCATCTTTATTCACGGTAAAGCTAGATAATCCCTATGCAATTGCTGGCTTAATGACCATAGTGCTATTTTCTCTTATAGGCTTCCAAGATGATTATGCAAAAATCAAAAAGAGTGAAAACCTAGCAGGTCTTAAAGCTAGAACAAAACTACTACTACAAATAATTTCATCACTAATCGTTGCTTCATTTATCCTCTTTTATGCAAACTTTAACACTGAACTTTATGTGCCATTTCTTAAATCACCTGTTTTAGAGATGGGAATGTTCGCATTAATTTTATGGGTTTTAGTCATTGTTTCAACATCAAACGCTGTAAACTTAACAGATGGACTAGATGGACTTGCCACTGTTCCCTCAATAGTCGCTTTGACAACATTTAGCATCATTATATATATAACTGGTCATGCAAAAATAAGTGCTTACCTACTTATGCCAAACTTTAATGTAGGTGAAGTTGCTATCATCGCAAGTGCCTTAATGGGAGCTCTTAGTGGCTTTTTATGGTACAACTGTCACCCTGCTGAAGTTTTTATGGGAGATAGTGGATCCTTAACAATTGGTGCTTTTTTAGGTTACCTTTCCATCATTACAAAGAGTGAAATTCTTTTACTTCTTATTGGTTCAATTTTTGTGATTGAAACACTCTCTGTAATTTTACAAGTGGGAAGCTACAAGCTACGTAAAAAAAGAGTTTTTTTAATGGCCCCTATCCATCACCATTTTGAGATGAAAAACTGGGCTGAAAATAAAATAATAGTAAGATTTTGGATTATCGCAGTACTCTCAAATCTCTTAGCTCTAATAAGTTTAAAAATCAGATAA
- the gpmI gene encoding 2,3-bisphosphoglycerate-independent phosphoglycerate mutase translates to MSKKAILIITDGIGYCEKIEHNAFYNAQKPTYDKLFKETPHSLVDTFGLSVGLPEGQMGNSEVGHMSIGSGRVLYQDLVKISLALSENRLEKNEVLQSLFKSSDRLHLIGLMSDGGVHSHIDHFMGIADIAAKNGKKVFLHLITDGRDVSPTSAQKYIKKVQEHLSENVTIATVSGRFYSMDRDNRWERIERGYDAIVNATPKSDFDAPGYIGHSYALGETDEFVEPAAFDGYDGMKDGDSVLAINFRSDRMREMVTALGDRNFKNFEKADLKINLATITEYDKSFTYPVMFKKDVPKNTLAEVISNAGLRQLHTAETEKYAHVTFFLNGGIDEPYKNETRVLIPSPDVKTYDMQPEMNAASVGKAVLNAIDEQYDFIVVNFANGDMVGHTGNFEAAKLAVSAVDEQLGLILESAKVNDYSVVLTSDHGNCEEMKDEDGNTLTNHTVGKVWCFVQADGVSKVESGSLNNIAPTVLKLMEIEIPQEMDHSLI, encoded by the coding sequence TTGAGTAAAAAAGCAATACTGATTATTACAGATGGCATAGGCTATTGTGAAAAAATAGAGCATAATGCATTTTATAATGCTCAAAAACCAACATATGATAAGTTATTTAAAGAGACTCCGCATTCATTAGTAGATACTTTTGGCCTTAGTGTAGGACTTCCTGAAGGTCAGATGGGAAACTCAGAAGTAGGTCATATGAGCATAGGTAGTGGTAGAGTTTTGTACCAAGACCTTGTAAAAATTTCTCTTGCATTGAGTGAAAACAGACTGGAAAAAAATGAGGTGCTTCAATCACTTTTTAAATCATCAGATAGACTTCATCTTATTGGTTTGATGAGTGATGGAGGTGTTCATTCTCATATAGATCACTTTATGGGCATAGCGGACATAGCTGCTAAAAATGGAAAGAAAGTTTTTCTTCATCTTATCACAGATGGGAGAGACGTCTCTCCAACTTCTGCTCAGAAATACATTAAAAAAGTACAAGAACATCTGTCTGAAAATGTCACTATCGCTACGGTTTCTGGCCGTTTTTACTCTATGGATAGGGATAATAGATGGGAAAGAATAGAACGCGGTTACGATGCAATAGTAAACGCGACACCAAAGAGTGATTTTGATGCTCCGGGATATATTGGACACTCGTACGCTTTAGGTGAAACAGATGAGTTTGTAGAACCTGCCGCATTTGATGGCTATGATGGAATGAAAGATGGGGACAGCGTTCTTGCTATCAACTTTAGAAGTGATAGAATGAGAGAAATGGTTACAGCATTGGGAGATAGAAATTTCAAAAACTTTGAAAAAGCGGATTTAAAAATAAACCTAGCGACTATTACAGAGTATGATAAAAGTTTCACATATCCAGTAATGTTTAAAAAAGACGTTCCAAAAAATACGCTTGCGGAAGTTATATCAAACGCAGGACTTCGTCAACTCCATACCGCAGAAACAGAAAAGTATGCTCATGTGACATTTTTTTTAAATGGGGGAATAGACGAACCTTATAAGAATGAGACAAGAGTTTTAATACCCTCCCCAGATGTTAAAACATACGACATGCAACCAGAGATGAACGCAGCAAGCGTTGGCAAAGCTGTTTTAAACGCCATTGATGAACAATATGATTTTATAGTGGTAAATTTTGCTAATGGCGATATGGTCGGACATACTGGAAATTTTGAAGCAGCTAAGCTGGCTGTGAGTGCGGTGGATGAGCAGTTAGGGTTGATACTTGAGTCTGCTAAAGTAAATGATTATTCAGTTGTACTTACGTCAGATCATGGAAACTGTGAAGAGATGAAAGATGAAGATGGAAATACGCTCACTAACCACACGGTAGGAAAAGTTTGGTGCTTTGTGCAAGCAGATGGTGTATCAAAAGTAGAATCAGGTAGCTTGAATAATATCGCGCCAACAGTCTTAAAGTTGATGGAGATAGAGATTCCACAAGAGATGGATCATAGTCTTATATAA
- the fabG gene encoding 3-oxoacyl-ACP reductase FabG, with protein sequence MKFSGKNVLVTGSSRGIGAEIAKTLAGFGLKVWINYRSGAKEADAIKEEIEAAGGNAAIIGFDVSDEAAFIDAIKTIVDSDGEFSYLVNNAGITNDKLALRMKTDDFMSVINANLTSCFIGCRESMKTMRKKKFGAVVNIASIVGETGNAGQTNYSASKGGVIAMTKSFAIEAATSGIRYNTVTPGFIATEMTDVLSDEVKESFTSKIPMSRFGNPSEVAEATAFLLSDHSSYITGETLKVNGGLNMA encoded by the coding sequence ATGAAATTTAGCGGTAAAAATGTATTGGTAACTGGATCAAGTCGTGGGATAGGCGCAGAAATAGCGAAAACTTTAGCAGGATTTGGTTTAAAAGTGTGGATAAACTATAGAAGTGGTGCAAAAGAAGCTGATGCAATTAAAGAAGAGATTGAAGCTGCTGGTGGCAATGCGGCAATAATTGGTTTTGATGTAAGTGATGAAGCTGCATTTATCGACGCTATTAAAACTATAGTAGATAGTGATGGAGAGTTCTCATACCTTGTAAATAACGCTGGAATTACAAATGATAAACTAGCTCTTCGTATGAAAACTGATGATTTTATGTCCGTTATAAATGCAAACTTAACTTCTTGTTTTATAGGTTGCCGTGAGTCAATGAAAACAATGAGAAAGAAAAAGTTTGGCGCTGTAGTAAATATCGCTTCTATAGTTGGAGAAACTGGAAACGCAGGTCAGACTAATTACTCAGCAAGTAAAGGTGGAGTAATTGCGATGACAAAAAGTTTTGCAATTGAGGCGGCGACAAGTGGAATCCGTTACAATACTGTTACTCCTGGTTTTATAGCAACTGAAATGACAGATGTTTTAAGTGATGAAGTCAAAGAAAGCTTTACTTCAAAAATTCCAATGAGTCGCTTTGGAAACCCTAGCGAAGTTGCTGAAGCGACAGCATTTTTACTTTCAGATCACTCTAGTTATATCACTGGTGAGACACTAAAAGTAAACGGCGGACTGAATATGGCATAG
- the acpP gene encoding acyl carrier protein, translating to MALLEDIKEVVVEQLSVSADEVKEDAKFVEDLGADSLDVVELVMALEEKFDIEIPDDEAEKIQTVKDVVDYIESK from the coding sequence ATGGCACTTTTAGAAGATATTAAAGAAGTAGTAGTAGAACAATTAAGCGTTAGCGCTGATGAAGTAAAAGAAGATGCGAAATTCGTAGAAGATTTAGGTGCAGATAGCTTAGATGTTGTAGAATTAGTTATGGCTCTTGAAGAGAAATTTGATATAGAAATTCCTGATGATGAAGCTGAGAAGATCCAAACTGTTAAAGATGTAGTGGATTACATAGAAAGTAAATAA